The Phaeobacter gallaeciensis DSM 26640 genomic sequence GGCGCATAGGTCTGATTGGTTTCGTCGTAGGCCAACATCCCCTGATTGGTCAGGGTCTGGACCAGCCGATAAAGCGTTGCTTTGGGATGATCGGATGCGGCCAGCACCTCGCCAAACCGCATCGGGCGACCAGCCTCGGCAATCTGATCCAGCACCGCCAGCGCCTTGCCGACGGTACCATCCGACTCTCGTGATTGGGGCGCAGCTTTCGCCATCACAGTCCTTTCCCTGACCGAACCCAGCCGATGTAACTGTTGACATCCTTAGCTCGACCCGTTCATAGTTTCAATAGTTGGAATTTGGTTCCACTATATGAAACCAAAAGCCCCACGTCAATAGGGAGGACGTCATGAAGACTTTGAAAGGTACGGTTGCGGGTCTCGCTCTCAGCCTTGGCCTGGCCACTGCGGCACAGGCTGAATTGAGTGGCACGCTCAAGATTTTTTCGGACATGTCCAATCCTGCGCCCCGCGCAGTGATGGAGCAGATGGCGGAGGAATTCGACGCCATGCATCCCGATCTGTCAGTCGAACTGACCGTGATCGACCGCGAAGCCTATAAGACACAAATCCGCAACTTCCTGTCGGCGAACCCGCCGGATGTGGCCAACTGGTATGCCGCGAACCGTATGCGGCCCTACGTCTCTGCAGGTCTGTTCGAAGATATCAGCGACCTATGGGCGGAACCTGAAATCGCCGATGCGTTGGCCTCCACCAAGGGCGCGATGACGCTGAATGGTAAGCAATGGGGCGTGCCCTATACCTACTATCAGTGGGGCGTTTACTACCGCGAAGACATCTACAATGAGCTCGGTCTCGAAGAGCCCAAGGACTGGGCGACCTTCAAATCCAATTGTCAGAAGATCCTCGATTCCGGGCGCAAGTGCTTCACCATCGGCACCAAGTTCCTGTGGACCGCAGGCGGCTGGTTTGACTACCTGAACATGCGCACGAATGGGTATGACTTCCACATGGCGCTGACCAATGGCGAAGTCGCCTGGACCGATGACCGCGTGAAGCAGACCTTCGCCAACTGGCGCGAGCTGATCGACATGGGCGCCTTCATCGACAACCACCAGTCCTACAGCTGGCAGGAAGCCCTGCCGTTCATGGTCAAGGGGGAGGCAGCGGCCTATCTGATGGGTAACTTTGCAGTAGCGCCACTGCGCGAAGCGGGCCTTGGCACGGATCAGCTGGACTTCTACCAGTTCCCCAGCATCAACCCTGATGTTCAACTGGCGGAAGATGCGCCAACCGATACCTTCCACATCCCGTCCGGTGCACAGAACAAGGAAGCCGCGCGCGCCTTCCTGCGCTTTGTTGTCTCCGCAGACAACCAGACCAAGATCAACGGCGGCAGCGCCCTCGGTCAGCTGCCCGTCAATTCCGGCTCTTCGGTCGATGATGACGAAATGCTCAATCAGGGGTTCGAGATGCTGTCGTCCAACGCCCCGGGTGGTATTGCACAGTTCTTTGATCGCGATGCGCCTGCCGAAATGGCCTCGGTCGCGATGGAAGGCTTCCAGGAGTTCATGGTGTTCCCGGACAATCTGGATGACATTCTGAACCGCCTGGAGAAAGCCCGCGAGCGGGTCTACTGATCGCCATCAAGGTTCTAAAAATCGCGCAAGGCTGACTCACCATGGTCGGCCTTGCCGCCCCTTCCCCAGACCCGACGGCGCGGTATGCTGACAGCATTGACCAAGCGCATTGACGCAAGCCGTCATTGATACACAACAAGGGAGATCTCCCGTGGCTGAGATGAACCTCGCTCCAGAAACCGGATCGTCTGCCACCTCACCCGGTGTCAGTGACAGCTGGCTTAGGCGCAACCGGCAAGCCCTTGCGCCTTGGCTGTTTCTCGCACCCGGTGTGATTTTCTTTCTATTCTATGTAATTTTCCCAATTCTGCAGAGCTTCAACCTATCGTTTTATCGCTGGGACGGTCTGGGCGACCCGCAGTTCATCGGAATGGAGAACTATCGCGAGCTGATGGATGACCGCGCATTCGAGGTCTCTCTGTGGAACAATCTCAAATGGCTGCTGCTTTACCTCCTTGCGATCCCGGCAGGCCTGTTCATCGCCTTGTTCCTCAATCAGACCGTGACAGGTATCCGCCTCTACAAATCATTGTTCTTCTTTCCGTTTGTGATCAGCCAAGTGGTTGTCGGGTTGGTGTTCAGTTGGTTCTATGACCCCACATTCGGCCTGCTCAATCAGGTGTTGGGCTGGGTCGGCCTCGGCCCGATCAATGTGCTGGGCGATCCGACACTGGTGACCTATGGCATCATCATTGCCGGCCTGTGGCCCCAGACAGCCTATTGTATGATCCTCTATCTCACCGGCCTCAACGCGGTTGACCCCGAACAGGTCGAGGCGGCGCGCCTGGATGGCGCGAAAGGTGCCAAGATGCTGTGGTATGTGATCATCCCACAATTGCGGCCTGCGACCTTTGTGGCCTTTGTCGTGACGATCATCGGCGCTCTACGCAGCTTTGATCTGATTTCCATCATGACCAACGGTGGTCCGTTTGGATCAAGCCGGGTGCTGTCGTTCTATATGTTTGAGAAAGCGCTGTCCGAATATGGCTTCCGTATGGGCTATGGCGCGGCCATCGCGGTTGTGCTGTTCCTGATCATGCTGTGCTTCATCGCCTATTTCCTGTGGTCCATGTACCAAGACGACAAAGGGGGCCGCTGATGTTTCCAAAACCCATTCAGAACAGCTCGCGCGCGTGGCAGACAACCTATCAGGCGCTGGTCCCGGCGGCCCTTGTCATGTGGCTGCTGCCGCTGATTGCCGTGGCGATTTTCTCGATCAAGCCTGAGGCCGATTTCACCACCGGAAACTACTGGGGTGTGCCGTCATCCTTCGAAGGGGTCAGCAACTACGGACGGGTCTTCTTTGGTTCCGACATGCCGCGCTATCTGCTGAATTCTGTCCTCATTACAGTCCCCACTGTGATCGGTGCCGTCGCGCTCTCCTGCATGACCGGCTTTGCGCTTGGCGTGTATAAATTCCGCGGCAACCTGTTGCTGTTCTTCATGTTTGTGGCAGGCAACTTCGTCCCGTTTCAGATCCTTATGGTGCCGGTGCGCGATCTCACACTGGACATGGGGCTTTATAATACCAAAACCGGTCTGGTGCTGTTTCACATTGCGTTCCAAACCGGGTTCTGCACGCTGTTCATGCGTAACTTCATCCGCGCCCTGCCATATGAGCTGATAGAGGCGGCCCGCGTCGAAGGTGTCGCAGAGTGGCGGATCTTCTGGTTCGTAGTTCTGCCGCTGATGAAACCTGCAATTGCCGCGCTCAGCGTCCTGATTTTCACCTTCATCTGGAACGACTACTTCTGGGCCGTTGTCCTGACGCAGGGCGCCGAGAGCCAGCCTGTCACAGCAGGTATCACATCGTTCAACGCGCAATACCGCGCGGCTTACCATCTGATGAGTGCGGGCAGCATCGTCGCTGCCCTGCCGCCAGTTGCAATGTTCTTCCTGATGCAACGCCACTTTATCGCCGGTCTGACTCTGGGGGCGGTGAAGTGAACACGGCCACCGCTATCCGCTGTTGGGCGCTTCAGGATCAGAGGCAAAGCCTGATCCTCGCCGCCCATGGCACAGGTCTGCCAGAGATCATCTACTGGGGGCCGCGTCTGCCAGATGGGACTGATCTGGAGATGCTTGTTGCCGCCGCGCGCATGGATGTGACGGGCGGCATGCTGGATGCCATGCCGCCGCTGTCGATCTGCCCTGAGGCCCGGCGGACCTTTCCCGGCCAGCCGGGTCTGTCGCTCACAGACAGCACAGGCAAGGCGCTGCTGCCCCGGTTTAGCTTTGAACGGGCAGAAGAAGGCGACCTGAGCCTCATCCTACATTACCGCGACGCCGAAAATGGCCTTCACTATCAGGCAGAGTTTGCACTGACGCCAACAACCGGCATGATCTGTGCGCAGGCCTCTCTCACCTCCGAGCAGCCGATCAGCCCGACCTGGTTCTCCGCCCCGGTTTTCCCGGCACCGCAGAACAGTCACGAGATGATCGACTTTCATGGTCGCTGGATCGGAGAGTTTCAGACCGGCAGGACGCCCTGGAGTGCCGGCGCGCGGCTACGGGACAATCCCACCGGTCGCACCGGGCATGAGTATTTCCCCGGCCTGATCGTGCCCTGCACAGGCACCACAAACAGCCAGGGGTCCGCCTACGCTTTTCACTATGGCTGGTCCGGAGGCCACAAAATGCTGGCTGAGGAGCTGCCCGACGGGCGGCGCCAGATCCAATGGGGGCACGCAACCGGCAGCCGCCGCACACCCGGCACCCAGTTTGAAACCGCGCCGCTATATGCCGTATTCTCGGATCAGGGACTCAATGGCTGCGCCGTTGCGTTCCAGCGCCACCTGCGCGACGAGATCCTGAAACTGCCCGTCCCAATCCGCCCGCGTCCGGTGCACTATAACTGCTGGGAAGCGGTCTATTTCGACCATGACCACGCCACGCTCTGCGATATTGCAAGCCGAGCCGCTGCGCTTGGTGCCGAACGGTTCGTGCTGGACGATGGGTGGTTCGGCAAGCGCGATGACGATACCAGCTCCCTTGGCGACTGGACAATCGATACGCGCAAATATCCCGATGGGCTTATGCCCCTGATCAACCATGTGCATGCAGAGGGCATGACATTCGGCATCTGGTTTGAACCGGAAATGATCAACCCGGACAGCGACCTATTCCGCGCACATCCCGACTGGGTTCTGGGGGACACGGATCAGGTGTTGGGCCGACAGCAGATGGTGCTGAATATCGCCCTAGCAGAGGTTCAGGACTATCTCTACGAACGTATCGCAGCTGTGCTGGCCGCTCATCCTATCGACTATGTGAAATGGGATCACAACCGTGTCCTGCCGGAACCAGACAGCGCGCAGGCTGAGGCAGTTTATGCGCTCTTTGATCGGCTGCACACAGACTTCCCCACGGTGGAATTTGAGAGCTGTTCATCCGGCGGCGGGCGTATCGACTTTGGCATTCTGTCGCGCACCCACCGGATCTGGCTTTCAGATAGCAATGATCCAATCGAGCGGCTACGGATTCAGCATGAAGCCGCGCTTTTCCTGCCGATGGTCGTCACGGGCAGCCATGTCGGTCCACGCAAATGCCATACCTCTGGTCGCATTACAGACATCCGCCTGCGCGCCTGGGTCGCGGCACAGCGGCATATGGGGTTTGAAATGGACCCGCGTGAGCTGACAGAGGATGAGGTCAAGGTCCTGCGCGACGTCACCAACTGGTGGAAAGACAACCGGCATTGGACCGAGCGAGCAGATATTCTGCGCCTCGACAGTGACGATCCGGCAGTAATCGCAGAGCTGCAACGCGCCGAGGATGGCAGTCGGTTCGTCGCCTTTGCCGGTCTCTCAGAAGCCAGTGCGCAGATCCTGCCCCGCCCGCTGCGCCTCACTGGACTGGAGGCGGATGCGACCTATGACATCCGCCTGCTGAACCGCGACGACGCCCCCGGCCTGTCACGTGGCTCGCCGCTCCTGAAAACCGAAACCGCCCCCCTCAGCGGCCAATATCTGATGCACCAAGGGATCACCCTGCCCTGGACCTTCCCACAGTCGATCTGGGTGATTGAAGGAACACGCCTATGACCAAAGACAGACGAAATCGCGCCTGGTACGGCAAACTGGACAAAGACGGCTTCATCCACCGCAGCTGGATGAAAAATCAGGGCTTTCCCGATCACGCTTTTGACGGCCGTCCCATCATCGGGATCTGCAATACATGGTCAGAACTGACGCCCTGCAACTCCGGCCTGCGCGATCTCGCCGAAGGGGTGAAGCGCGGCGTCTGGGAAGCGGGCGGGTTCCCTGTGGAATTCCCGGTGATGTCGCTGGGCGAAACGCAGATGAAGCCAACCGCGATGCTGTTCCGCAACCTCCTTGCCATGGATGTGGAAGAGTCGATCAGGGCCTACGGCATCGACGGTGTTGTGCTACTCGGCGGTTGTGACAAGACGACTCCCGGCCAGCTGATGGGCGCCGCCTCTGTCAATCTGCCCGCAATCGTGGTCAGTTCCGGGCCGATGCTGAACGGGAAATGGCAGGGCAAGGATATCGGCTCTGGCACGGATGTATGGAAGTTCTCCGAAGCGGTGCGTGCAGGGGAAATGACGTTACAGGACTTCATGGCCGCCGAATCAGGCATGAGCCGCTCCAAAGGGGTGTGCATGACCATGGGCACGGCCTCCACCATGGCGTCCCTCGTTGAAGCGATGGGGATGAGCTTGCCAACAAACGCCGCCCTGCCCGCTGTGGATGCCCGCCGCATGGCGCTGGCGCATCTGACCGGCAAGCGGATTGTCGAGATGGTCGAGGAGGATATCAAACCCTCCGACGTGCTGACCCGTGATGCGTTCATCAACGCGATCATGGCCAATGCGGCGGTTGGCGGCTCCACCAATGCCGTTGTCCACCTTCTGGCGCTGGCGGGTCGCGTCGGGGTGGAACTGACGCTGGATGACTTCGGCCTTGGCAGTGAAATCCCACTCTTGGTGAACTGCATGCCGTCCGGCAAATATCTGATGGAAGACTTCTGCTATGCCGGCGGTGTGCCGGTTGTGCTGAAACACCTGGCCAACGAGGGTCATCTACGCAGCAATACCACCGTTCTGGGCGGCGATATCACGGCCTACGCCGAGGGTGCCGAGTGCTTCAATGATGATGTCATCAAGAGTTTTGACAACCCGGTCAAACCAGCCGCCGGCCTGCGGGTCCTTCGCGGCAATCTTGCGCCCAATGGTGCCATCGTCAAACCCTCGGCTGCGACCGATCATCTGCTGGAGCATGAAGGCGTCGCCCATGTGTTCGAGACCATTGAGGACATGAAGGCCAATATCGACCGCGACGATCTGCCGGTCACCAAAGACAGCATTCTGGTGCTGAAAGGTGTTGGCCCCAAAGGCTATCCCGGCATGCCAGAGGTCGGCAATATGCCGATCCCGCGCAAACTGGTCCGCGAAGGGGTGCGGGATATGATCCGCATTTCAGATGGCCGCATGTCCGGGACGGCTTTTGGTACGGTGATCCTGCATGTTTCGCCAGAGTCTCAGGCAGGTGGTCCCCTTGGGTTGGTGCAATCCGGCGACCGGATCCGGGTCAGCGCTCAGAACGGCACGCTTGATCTGCTGGTGTCCGAGGATGAGCTGACAGCGCGCCGGGAGGCCTGGCTGCCGGAGCCGCCGCATTACACCCGCGGTTATGCAAAACTCTACATCGACAGCGTGCTTCAAGCTGAGCAAGGCGCTGACCTTGATTTCCTCGTGGGCAAAGATACCCGCCCCGTCACACGGGAGAGCCACTGATGAGCGATACTGCGACATTTCCCGACCTTACCGGTGCGTCCGTTTTCGTCACAGGTGGCGGCTCCGGCATTGGCGCTGCGCTAAGCGAAGGATTTCTGCGGCAAGGCGCAAAGGTTGCCTTTGTCGGGCGCTCTGACGCCTCCGACTTTGTTGAGCGCATGGAGGCCGAGACTGGAAACCGCCCGATGTTTATCCAATGCGACATCACCGATATCCCCACCCTGAAGTCAGCGATTGAACAGGCGGCAGAGGCACATGGCCCAATCACCACGCTGGTGAACAACGCCGCCAATGATCAACGCCACGCGACATTGGATGTGGACGAGGAATTTTGGGACTGGGCGCAGGCGATCAATCTCAAGGCATATTTCTTTGCCTGTCAGGCGGTGTTGCCGGGGATGCAGGCCGTAGGTGGCGGATCGATCGTCAACTTCACCTCCATCAGCTACATGATGGGCAACAGTGGCTACCCCGCCTACACCACCGCAAATGCTGGCATAAATGGGATGACCCGGAGCCTCGCCCGCGAGTTCGGCCCCGACCGTGTACGGGTGAATGCGCTGGCCCCGGGATGGGTGCTGACGGACAAGCAGCTCGATAAATGGGCCACCCCGGAGGCGCTTGCCGCTCATCTGGAACGTCAGTGCCTGAAGGACCATTTGACCCCTCAGGACATTGTCGGCTCGACGCTATTTCTGGCCTCGACCACAAGCCGGATGATCACTGGCCAGACACTGGTGGTGGACGGCGGGGTTGTGGTGACGGGATGACAGCACCAGCCGATCTCCTCCCTGATAAAACACCAGTCATATCTGCACCTGCATGGATCGCGGTTGACTGGGGGACAAGTCAACTGCGGCTGTGGGTGATGGATGCTAGAAATAAAGTGATTGATCGTATCACATCTGACCGAGGTATGTCGCGGCTAGGGGCACAGGACTATGAACCGACGCTTCTGGGCCTGCTTGATGGTCATCTGTCATCTGGTGATAGCAGCGACGCCGATCCAATTCCCGTCATCTGCTGTGGGATGGCGGGATCACGTCAGGGGTGGGCTGAGGCCCCCTACGCCGCCGCCCCCTGCCCGCCTCCAGGCATCTCAGACGCAACGATGCCGCGAACACAGGACCCGCGTCTTGAGGTCTACCTCTTGCCGGGTATCAAGACCGCAGACCCGGCAGATGTGATGCGTGGAGAAGAGACCCAGATTGCAGGTTTTCTCGCCCAGATGAACGGCCTGGGCGAACCGCAGATCATTTGCCTGCCCGGCACCCACAGTAAATGGGCCAGGCTTGATCGTGGGCAGGTCACGACCTTCACCACCTTCATGACCGGTGAGATGTTTACCCTGTTGCAAGGGCAATCGGTCTTGCGTCACTGCGTCTCAGGCGATGGCTGGGATGACGCAGCATTCAAACAGGCCGTTGCCGAGACCTTCGCTGCGCCATCCGGGATATCTGCCCAATTATTCCGCCTGCGTGCAGATGCGCTTTTGTCCGGGCAAAGCCCCGAAACAGCTAGGGCCCGCTTATCGGGTCTGTTGATCGGAGCGGAACTTGCTGCCGCGCAGACATACTGGTCCGGCAAACCCGTAGCTGTTCTGGGCACTGATGCCCTTGCCCGTTGCTATGAAACAGCCCTGTCCACGCTGGGGTGCGTCCCCCAGCGCGTTGACGGCGAAACCCTGACCCTTGCCGGCCTCTCAGCCGCATATGACCAATTGCAAAAGAGCCGAACCCCATGAGCCGAAATATCATCGCCATCCTGCGCGGTCTGCGTCCCGAAGAAGCACGCGCCATGACGGATGCCCTCATCGATGCTGGCATCACCAAAATCGAAGTCCCGCTGAATTCGCCGCAGCCCTACGACAGCATCGCCGCGATGCTGGATCAGGCAAAGGGGCGCGCCACAATCGGCGCAGGGACTGTGCTTGACACCGATGCGGTTGCTGAGCTCTCAGCCATGGGGGCACAGATGGTGGTCTCCCCCGACAGCAACCCGGATGTGATCCGCGCCACCAAAGCCGCTGGCATGTTGTCCTATCCAGGCGTTTTCACCGCGTCAGAGTGTTTCTCTGCCCTTCGAGCCGGAGCGGATGGTCTGAAATTCTTCCCCGCCTTCAAACTGGGTCTCGACGGGTTTTCGGCGCTAAAGGCAGTGTTGCCGACGGACGCTGACACCTACGCCGTGGGTGGTGTCGGTCCTGAGGATTTCTCAGCTTGGCAGAAGGCTGGCGTAACCGGTTTTGGCATGGGGTCGTCTCTTTATAAACCCGGCCATTCGGTCGAAGATGTCGCCCATCTCGCTGCAGAAACCGTTGCTGCCTATGACGAGGCCTTTGATGGCAAATGACCCAACAGTTCACGCCGTGACGGCACAGATCTTCAGCGAAACCCGCTGTACCCTTGGTGAGGGGCCACTGTGGCACCCGATCCGCAAGCAGTTGTTCTGGTTTGATATCCTCGAAAATCGGCTGCTCAGCCTCGCCGAGGGCAAGGAGATCAGCTGGCAATTTGATGGCTGCGTGTCCGCTGCTGGCTGGGTCGATGAAACGACCCTTATCATGGCCAGCGCCAGCGCGCTTTGGCGGTTTGATATCGAAAGTGGCGCGCGGACCCATTTGGTAGATCTGGAAGCGGATCAGCCGCTGACCCGCTCGAACGATGGTCGGGCAGATCCCTGGGGCGGCTTCTGGATCGGGACTATGGGCTATAAGGCGGAGCGCGGCCTGGGCGCGATCTATCGCTACTACCGGGGCGAGCTCCGCCAACTGATAACAAACCAGACCATCACCAATGCGATCTGTTTTGCCCCGGACAAATCCTGCGCCTATTTCACCGACACCAAGACGGGCAAGATCATGCAGCAGCCATTGGCCGCAGAAGACGGATGGCCGATTGGCGCGCCATCAGTGTTCATCGATCTTAGCGGCGAAGATTTCGGTCCCGATGGCGCCATTGTTGACACAGAAGGCCGGTTCTGGAACGCGCAGTGGGGGGCAAGCCGTGTTGCTGTGTACACCCCAACGGGGGAGCTGACAGCGATCTATCCGGTCCCGACCGCGCAGGCCTCCTGCCCCGCACTCGGTGGGGAAGACATGTCAGATCTGTTCATCACCACTGCCGCAGATGGGCTGGATGATCCGGCTGCGGGCAAAACCTACTGCATTCATACAATGGCCAAAGGCCAGCGCGAACATCGCGTCATTCTCTGAGAGTTTTCATGCAGCGCACACTTGGCACCTGCTATTATCCCGAACACTGGCCTGAAGATATCTGGCAGGAGGACGCCGCACGAATGGTCGCGGCGGGGCTCACCTGGGTCCGCATTGGCGAATTTTCTTGGTCTCGGATCGAGCCGACCCCCGGCGATCTGCAATGGGACTGGCTGGATCGCGCCATCAATACCTTGGGCGCGGCCGGGTTGAAGGTGGTACTGGGCACCCCCACCGCCACACCACCAAGGTGGATGGTGGACCGCCACCCGGATATGTTTGCGCTGGATGCAGACGGCAAGCCGCGCGGCTTCGGTTCGCGTCGCCACTATTGCTTCAGCCACAAAGGATACCGCGCAGAGGCCCGGCGGATCGTCACCCTGATGGCGGAACGCTACGGCCCCGGCGGTCGCATTGCCGCATGGCAGACGGACAATGAATACGGCTGCCACGACACCACGATCAGCTACTCTGACTCAGCCCGTGTGGCATTCGTGCGGTGGCTGGAAGAGCGGTATAACGGTGACATTTGCGCGCTGAACGCTGCCTGGGGGAACGTGTTCTGGTCGATGGAGTATGAGCGCTTTGACCAGATCGGGTTGCCGAACCTCACCGTGACCGAACCGAACCCAGCCCATGTTCAGGCGTTCCGACGGTTTTCATCGGATCAGGTGGTCAGCTTCAACCGCGATCAGGT encodes the following:
- a CDS encoding ABC transporter substrate-binding protein, whose amino-acid sequence is MKTLKGTVAGLALSLGLATAAQAELSGTLKIFSDMSNPAPRAVMEQMAEEFDAMHPDLSVELTVIDREAYKTQIRNFLSANPPDVANWYAANRMRPYVSAGLFEDISDLWAEPEIADALASTKGAMTLNGKQWGVPYTYYQWGVYYREDIYNELGLEEPKDWATFKSNCQKILDSGRKCFTIGTKFLWTAGGWFDYLNMRTNGYDFHMALTNGEVAWTDDRVKQTFANWRELIDMGAFIDNHQSYSWQEALPFMVKGEAAAYLMGNFAVAPLREAGLGTDQLDFYQFPSINPDVQLAEDAPTDTFHIPSGAQNKEAARAFLRFVVSADNQTKINGGSALGQLPVNSGSSVDDDEMLNQGFEMLSSNAPGGIAQFFDRDAPAEMASVAMEGFQEFMVFPDNLDDILNRLEKARERVY
- a CDS encoding carbohydrate ABC transporter permease translates to MNLAPETGSSATSPGVSDSWLRRNRQALAPWLFLAPGVIFFLFYVIFPILQSFNLSFYRWDGLGDPQFIGMENYRELMDDRAFEVSLWNNLKWLLLYLLAIPAGLFIALFLNQTVTGIRLYKSLFFFPFVISQVVVGLVFSWFYDPTFGLLNQVLGWVGLGPINVLGDPTLVTYGIIIAGLWPQTAYCMILYLTGLNAVDPEQVEAARLDGAKGAKMLWYVIIPQLRPATFVAFVVTIIGALRSFDLISIMTNGGPFGSSRVLSFYMFEKALSEYGFRMGYGAAIAVVLFLIMLCFIAYFLWSMYQDDKGGR
- a CDS encoding carbohydrate ABC transporter permease, encoding MFPKPIQNSSRAWQTTYQALVPAALVMWLLPLIAVAIFSIKPEADFTTGNYWGVPSSFEGVSNYGRVFFGSDMPRYLLNSVLITVPTVIGAVALSCMTGFALGVYKFRGNLLLFFMFVAGNFVPFQILMVPVRDLTLDMGLYNTKTGLVLFHIAFQTGFCTLFMRNFIRALPYELIEAARVEGVAEWRIFWFVVLPLMKPAIAALSVLIFTFIWNDYFWAVVLTQGAESQPVTAGITSFNAQYRAAYHLMSAGSIVAALPPVAMFFLMQRHFIAGLTLGAVK
- a CDS encoding alpha-galactosidase encodes the protein MNTATAIRCWALQDQRQSLILAAHGTGLPEIIYWGPRLPDGTDLEMLVAAARMDVTGGMLDAMPPLSICPEARRTFPGQPGLSLTDSTGKALLPRFSFERAEEGDLSLILHYRDAENGLHYQAEFALTPTTGMICAQASLTSEQPISPTWFSAPVFPAPQNSHEMIDFHGRWIGEFQTGRTPWSAGARLRDNPTGRTGHEYFPGLIVPCTGTTNSQGSAYAFHYGWSGGHKMLAEELPDGRRQIQWGHATGSRRTPGTQFETAPLYAVFSDQGLNGCAVAFQRHLRDEILKLPVPIRPRPVHYNCWEAVYFDHDHATLCDIASRAAALGAERFVLDDGWFGKRDDDTSSLGDWTIDTRKYPDGLMPLINHVHAEGMTFGIWFEPEMINPDSDLFRAHPDWVLGDTDQVLGRQQMVLNIALAEVQDYLYERIAAVLAAHPIDYVKWDHNRVLPEPDSAQAEAVYALFDRLHTDFPTVEFESCSSGGGRIDFGILSRTHRIWLSDSNDPIERLRIQHEAALFLPMVVTGSHVGPRKCHTSGRITDIRLRAWVAAQRHMGFEMDPRELTEDEVKVLRDVTNWWKDNRHWTERADILRLDSDDPAVIAELQRAEDGSRFVAFAGLSEASAQILPRPLRLTGLEADATYDIRLLNRDDAPGLSRGSPLLKTETAPLSGQYLMHQGITLPWTFPQSIWVIEGTRL
- a CDS encoding IlvD/Edd family dehydratase, which encodes MTKDRRNRAWYGKLDKDGFIHRSWMKNQGFPDHAFDGRPIIGICNTWSELTPCNSGLRDLAEGVKRGVWEAGGFPVEFPVMSLGETQMKPTAMLFRNLLAMDVEESIRAYGIDGVVLLGGCDKTTPGQLMGAASVNLPAIVVSSGPMLNGKWQGKDIGSGTDVWKFSEAVRAGEMTLQDFMAAESGMSRSKGVCMTMGTASTMASLVEAMGMSLPTNAALPAVDARRMALAHLTGKRIVEMVEEDIKPSDVLTRDAFINAIMANAAVGGSTNAVVHLLALAGRVGVELTLDDFGLGSEIPLLVNCMPSGKYLMEDFCYAGGVPVVLKHLANEGHLRSNTTVLGGDITAYAEGAECFNDDVIKSFDNPVKPAAGLRVLRGNLAPNGAIVKPSAATDHLLEHEGVAHVFETIEDMKANIDRDDLPVTKDSILVLKGVGPKGYPGMPEVGNMPIPRKLVREGVRDMIRISDGRMSGTAFGTVILHVSPESQAGGPLGLVQSGDRIRVSAQNGTLDLLVSEDELTARREAWLPEPPHYTRGYAKLYIDSVLQAEQGADLDFLVGKDTRPVTRESH
- a CDS encoding SDR family NAD(P)-dependent oxidoreductase, with the translated sequence MSDTATFPDLTGASVFVTGGGSGIGAALSEGFLRQGAKVAFVGRSDASDFVERMEAETGNRPMFIQCDITDIPTLKSAIEQAAEAHGPITTLVNNAANDQRHATLDVDEEFWDWAQAINLKAYFFACQAVLPGMQAVGGGSIVNFTSISYMMGNSGYPAYTTANAGINGMTRSLAREFGPDRVRVNALAPGWVLTDKQLDKWATPEALAAHLERQCLKDHLTPQDIVGSTLFLASTTSRMITGQTLVVDGGVVVTG
- a CDS encoding 2-dehydro-3-deoxygalactonokinase, with translation MTAPADLLPDKTPVISAPAWIAVDWGTSQLRLWVMDARNKVIDRITSDRGMSRLGAQDYEPTLLGLLDGHLSSGDSSDADPIPVICCGMAGSRQGWAEAPYAAAPCPPPGISDATMPRTQDPRLEVYLLPGIKTADPADVMRGEETQIAGFLAQMNGLGEPQIICLPGTHSKWARLDRGQVTTFTTFMTGEMFTLLQGQSVLRHCVSGDGWDDAAFKQAVAETFAAPSGISAQLFRLRADALLSGQSPETARARLSGLLIGAELAAAQTYWSGKPVAVLGTDALARCYETALSTLGCVPQRVDGETLTLAGLSAAYDQLQKSRTP
- a CDS encoding 2-dehydro-3-deoxy-6-phosphogalactonate aldolase — translated: MSRNIIAILRGLRPEEARAMTDALIDAGITKIEVPLNSPQPYDSIAAMLDQAKGRATIGAGTVLDTDAVAELSAMGAQMVVSPDSNPDVIRATKAAGMLSYPGVFTASECFSALRAGADGLKFFPAFKLGLDGFSALKAVLPTDADTYAVGGVGPEDFSAWQKAGVTGFGMGSSLYKPGHSVEDVAHLAAETVAAYDEAFDGK
- a CDS encoding SMP-30/gluconolactonase/LRE family protein → MANDPTVHAVTAQIFSETRCTLGEGPLWHPIRKQLFWFDILENRLLSLAEGKEISWQFDGCVSAAGWVDETTLIMASASALWRFDIESGARTHLVDLEADQPLTRSNDGRADPWGGFWIGTMGYKAERGLGAIYRYYRGELRQLITNQTITNAICFAPDKSCAYFTDTKTGKIMQQPLAAEDGWPIGAPSVFIDLSGEDFGPDGAIVDTEGRFWNAQWGASRVAVYTPTGELTAIYPVPTAQASCPALGGEDMSDLFITTAADGLDDPAAGKTYCIHTMAKGQREHRVIL